Proteins encoded in a region of the Elizabethkingia bruuniana genome:
- a CDS encoding ketohydroxyglutarate aldolase: MEKTLNYIEKHPVIPVFYHDNPEVCKKALKASYDGGVRVFEFVNRGANAISNFEILQQYKDQYFPDLKLGIGTIKSKEQAQTFLNLNTDFLVSPVFDADIAPIANQHGKLWIPGCMTPSEINQAEKANCKLIKLFPGDLLGTKFLKAIKPLFPGLKFMPTGGVKLNKENIHSWFEAGVTSVGLGSSLFPADFDTAEVTNQLKKVFSYIEEARKL; encoded by the coding sequence ATGGAAAAGACACTCAACTATATTGAAAAGCATCCGGTAATTCCGGTTTTTTATCACGACAATCCTGAAGTTTGTAAAAAAGCATTAAAAGCTTCATATGATGGAGGAGTAAGGGTATTTGAGTTTGTAAACAGAGGTGCAAATGCAATCTCCAATTTTGAAATATTACAGCAATATAAAGATCAATACTTTCCCGATCTAAAATTGGGCATTGGAACAATTAAAAGCAAAGAACAGGCTCAAACATTTTTAAATCTTAATACAGATTTTCTGGTAAGCCCTGTTTTTGATGCAGACATTGCACCAATAGCCAATCAACATGGCAAACTATGGATTCCAGGATGTATGACCCCTTCAGAAATCAATCAGGCAGAAAAAGCCAATTGTAAGCTTATTAAACTATTTCCGGGGGATTTACTCGGAACAAAGTTTTTAAAGGCTATAAAGCCCTTATTTCCTGGCTTAAAATTCATGCCAACCGGAGGAGTGAAACTAAATAAGGAAAATATACACAGCTGGTTTGAAGCCGGAGTTACTTCTGTTGGACTTGGCTCCAGTTTATTCCCTGCAGATTTCGACACTGCAGAAGTAACCAATCAATTAAAGAAAGTATTCAGTTATATTGAAGAAGCGAGGAAGTTATAA